A DNA window from Hydra vulgaris chromosome 13, alternate assembly HydraT2T_AEP contains the following coding sequences:
- the LOC136090049 gene encoding zinc finger MYM-type protein 5-like: protein MHGPFSTVTRQGEKIKGDVRHLSKKWSYKKMPNGEKILQSWMVYLLISEKLYCFCCRLFTVNVTEQTSKFVTGFQQWWKLSPKLHNHEIPDNHLDCLEKWKTLEAGLKLCKTIDVDYVAVLNRDKKNGGVSCTVFFQHPVLKEHLMIIKQSTSATVKASVTVSYLSPETQNEFITKGNSFK from the exons ATGCACGGGCCTTTTAGTACTGTGACAAGGCAAGGTGAAAAGATTAAAGGAGATGTGCGCCATCTGTCTAAAAAATGGTCCTACAAGAAGATGCCAAATGGTGAGAAAATACTGCAGTCATGGATGGTTTACTTGCTCATCAGTGAgaaattatactgtttttgctgCAGACTCTTTACTGTTAATGTAACAGAACAAACATCAAAATTTGTCACTGGATTTCAGCAGTGGTGGAAGCTGAGCCCAAAGTTACATAATCATGAGATACCAGATAACCATCTAGATTGCcttgaaaaatggaaaacattGGAAGCAGGCCTTAAGCTTTGCAAAACAATTGATGTCGACTATGTTGCTGTATTGAATAGGGATAAAAAAAATGGAGGGGTATCTTGCACAG TGTTCTTTCAACACCCTGTGTTGAAAGAACACTTAATGATAATAAAGCAAAGTACATCTGCAACTGTAAAAGCATCTGTGACTGTATCTTATCTTTCACCAGAAACTCAGAATGAATTTATAACTAAAGgaaattcttttaaatga